DNA sequence from the Pedobacter schmidteae genome:
CAGACAATGCAAAGGAGGTCTGGCGCTTTGAACTTGGGAACCAGGATTACAACAATTATCCCTTCACTTTTTATCCAAAAATGGATTTTAATGCCCCTTTTGCGTCGGGGTCTGCAAAATATGACACCATGATTATTATTCCCTGTTCTATGGGAACGCTGGGTAGAATAGCTCAGGGCATCTCCAATGATCTGATTTCAAGAGCGGCCGATGTGGTGCTGAAGGAGCGGAGAAAATTGATTGCGGTAGTGCGCGATACGCCTTTTAGCCTCATCCACATCAATAATATGAAAACCGTTACCGAGGCAGGTGGCATCATTTGTCCGGCAAACCCCTCGTTTTACAGCCTCCCTAAAACCATCGAAGAGGTGGCGCAAACGGTAGTGAGCCGTGTGATTGACCTGGCGGGACTGGAGCAGGATAGTTACCGTTGGAATGAGGAATAATTCTTATCTTTGCACGCTTTATCAGTCGTCATCCTGAATTATTCAGTAGTGCTTATTGATTCGTCTTCATGAGCACTTCGTGGTTTATTTCAGGATCTCGTTTTGGTATTCATAATCGCATTAGGATCCTGAAATAAATTCAGGATGACGAGATGTATAGATTTAATTAATGAAAAAAGTTGCATTTTATACATTAGGCTGTAAGTTGAATTTCTCAGAAACTTCAACAATAGGCCGTTTATTTACCGACGCAGGTTATGCTGTAGTGGATTTTACAGACGCGGCGGATGTATATGTAATCAATACCTGTTCGGTAACCGAGCATGCCGACAAAAAATGCCGTAAGGTAGTTAAGGAGGCTTTAAAATATGCTCCACACGCATATATTACTATTGTTGGCTGTTATGCACAGTTAAAACCTACCGAGATTGCCGAAATTGAAGGTGTGGATATGGTGTTAGGTGCAGCTGAGAAATTCAGGATTGTTGAATTTATCTCTGACCTGACCAAACAGCCCAAAGCAGTTGTTCATCAGCAAAACATAGAGAAAGTAAACCATAATTTTATTGCAGCCTATTCTATTGGCGATCGTACCCGCACCTTTTTAAAAGTACAGGATGGCTGCGACTACCCATGTACTTATTGTACCATACCATTGGCACGTGGGGGCAGTAGAAGCGATACCATAGAAAACGTGGTAAACCGTGCCCGGCAGATTGCAGAAAGCGGGGTGAAGGAAATTGTACTGACCGGCGTAAACCTGGGCGACTTTGGCATCCGCAACGGGCAAAGGGAGGATAAGTTTTTTGACCTGGTAAAGGCGCTTGACGAAGTTGAGGGAATTGAAAGGATCAGGATATCCTCTATTGAACCTAATTTGCTGAGCAATGAAATCATTGAATTTGTTGCCAGCTCTAAAAGATTTGTACCGCATTTTCATATCCCATTGCAGTCCGGGTCAAATAAAATACTTGGACTGATGCGTAGACGTTATCAGCGCGAACTATATACCGAACGTGTAGCCAAAATAAAAGCAGTGATGCCAAATTGCTGTATTGGTGTGGATGTAATTGTAGGTTTTCCGGGCGAAACCCATGAAGATTTTTTAGATACCTACCAGTTTCTGAATGAATTGGATATTTCTTATCTGCACGTATTTACGTATTCTGAACGTGAACAAACTGCCGCTGCCGAAATGAAAGGCCGTGTAGCAGGTAGTACCCGTGCCGATCGCAGTAAAATGCTGCATATCTTATCAGATAAGAAACGCAGGGCTTTTTACGAGTCACAAATTGGCAGCGTTGCTGAAGTTCTTTTTGAAGATGATCAAAAAAACGGTTTCATGCATGGTTTTACCAAAAACTATGTAAAGGTTAAAGCCAAATACGACCCGGTAATGGTAAATGAAATTAAAACGGTGAAACTGGTTGAAGTAACAGCCGATGGTGAAGTAGAAGTTGCAGAAACACAAGAAGTATTTGCGCATTAATCCTATATTCGCATTAAACTTTTTTTTATCATATGTTTCCAACCGTATCTCATTTTATAGAATACCTTTTTGGCGTACAGGTTCCGCTTCCTTTTAATACTTTCGGTGTTTTTGTAGCATTGGCATTTATTGCCGGTTACTGGGCTTTTACCAAAGAGTTTAAAAGAAAAGAAGCCCTGGGAATTATTCATCCGCAAAAAAAGCTTGTCACTATTGGTAAACCGGCAAGTATGTTGGAAATGGCTTCAAATGCCGTTTTTGGTTTCCTTATTGGCTATAAACTGGTATACGCGTTATTAAACTATAAGCTTTTTGTAGCCGATGCGCAAACCGTGCTGCTGTCTACCAAAGGAAATATTTTAGGTGGCTTATTTTTTGCCGGCCTGTTTGCTTACTGGGATTATCAGGAAAAAAATAAAGTAAAACTGGATAAGCCTAAAACGGTAGAAGTTACCCAGCATCCATATGAACTGATGGGAAGCCTGATTGTATGGGCTGCGGTATGGGGATTTTTAGGCGCTAAAATATTCGACAATCTGGAACATTGGGATTCCTTTGTGGCCGATCCTATCAATAGCTTGCTGTCCTTTAGTGGTTTGACTTTTTATGGTGGACTCATTTGCGGCGGTGCGGCGGTATTATATATCGCGCGTAAAAATGGAATCAAGGTATTGCATATGCTTGATATTGGTGGCCCTGGTATGATGCTGGCTTATAGTGTAGGCCGTATTGGCTGCCATATGTCGGGCGACGGCGATTGGGGAATTACCAATTTAAATCCTAAGCCATTTTCCTGGCTGCCCGATTGGCTATGGGCATATACCTATCCAAATAACGTAGCCAATGAGGGAGCGCATATTCCGGGTTGTGTAGGTAAGTTTTGTAATGAACTGGTACAGCCGGCTTACCCTACGCCAATTTATGAGGTGATTGTTTGTTTTATATTGTTCGTGATTTTGTGGCAACTTCGCGACCGCATCAAGTCGCCGGGAACAATGTTTGGAATTTACCTGATGATGAATGGTGTAGAGCGTTTCTTTATAGAATTGATCAGGGTAAATACAAAATATCATGTTGCCGGGATACAGTTTACCCAGGCCGAATTAATTTCGTGCCTGATGTTCTTATCTGGCCTGTTTCTTGTCGTTTACTCGCAAAAAAACAAAGAAAAATTAGCCACTTATTAAAACCTGCTGCATTTGAATTACGAAATATTGTGTTCCAAGGTTATTGCTATAGCCCGACTTACAGGTAATTTTATAAGAAAGGAATCCATGAACTTTGATGCCAATGCCATCGAGTTTAAGGGACTGAACGATCTGGTTTCTTATGTAGATAAGAATGCCGAAAAGCAACTGGTCAGAAATCTGTCTAAAATTCTTCCCGAAGCTGGTTTTACCACCGAGGAAGAAACCATCAATACCAAAGGAGCTGTTTACAACTGGATTATTGACCCATTGGATGGTACCACCAATTTTATTCATGGCATACCTACGTATTCCATCAGCATTGCCCTGTATGAGGACGCGCATCCCGTTATTGGTGTGGTTTACGAAATCAATAGGGGCGAGATGTTTTATACTTATAAAGGAGGTGCAGCCTATCTGAACAACAAACCGATTACCGTTTCGGCCAGAACCCAGCTATCCGATTGTTTGCTGGCTACCGGATTTCCGTATTATAATTTTGAAAAGCAGCAGCAGTATATGGCACTTTTTGCCGATATGATGCGTAAGTGTCATGGCCTGAGAAGAATTGGATCGGCCGCGGTAGATCTGGCCTATGTAGCCTGCGGCCGTTTTGATGCTTTTTTTGAATACAACCTCAATGCCTGGGATGTAGCTGCAGGTGCTTACCTGGTGCAACAGGCAGGCGGACAAATCATGAACTTTGGTGGGGGGGACGAATTTATCGAAAAGCGGGAGATTTTAGCCACCAATGGCAAGGTTACTGATGAAATTTTAACAGTCATCAGCTCGCATTTTTAAGACGACCTTTTTCCGACTTTCTTTTATCCTCCTTCAGGACTTCTTCGGAGAAAAACCCATTTTTAGGGGCAAGGTGGGGCAAAGCCCCGAAGGAAATCAAAATTTTGAATTATATTTTAGCACATTGAATTACAATATCATAAATACGCTAAAATATGCCGAAATTGTCCTTTTTATTGAAGAACATTAGGTTGTAACAAAACCAAAATATAACATTTATGAAAACATCTCTGCTTGCTGATGAAGTAGCAATAATCCGTTCACAAACAAAAGGCTGTGCCGGTTTGGCACATTTTAATAACGCAGGCTCATCATTGCCGCCTGATGTTGTAGTTGATACGGTTATAAATTACCTGCAGGAAGAAGCTGTGGCCGGAGGATATGAAACTGAAACTAAATATGCAGATCAGCTGAACCAGGTTTACGATTCCATTGCAGAGCTGCTGAATGCAGATAGGGATGAAATCGCCCTATTTGAAAATGCCAGTGCTGCCTGGATGACGGCTTTTAAAGGTCTTACTTTTAAAGATGGTGATGAAATCATTACCACTGAAATGGAATATGTAACCAATTTGATTGGATTGGTTGACATGCAAAAAGCAGATGGGATTAAAGTAAAGGTAATTCCTAATGATGAAGATGGTAATTTCAGTATAACCGAGTTTGAAAAAGCCATAACCCCAAAAACCAGGTTGATTGCTGTGACCCATGTTTCTTCTTCGGGTGGTAGTATTTTGCCGGTTGAGGAGATCGGTAACCTTGCCGAAAAACATAATATCCTTTACCTGCTTGATGCCTGCCAGAGTGCAGGGCAAATACCCTTGGATGTTAAACATATTAAATGCGATATGCTTTCGGCAACTGGACGTAAATACCTGCGTGCACCAAGGGGTACAGGATTTTTGTTTGTAAAGAAAGCGAGTTGGGATAAGTTAAAGCCTGTTTTGCTTGATTTTCTGGCTGCCGGGAATGTTTCTTTATCAGGTTATACACTTCGACCCGATGCCCGAAGATTTGAGCTTTATGAAAAAAATCGTGCGCTTACTCTAGGGTTAGGCAAAGCTGTTGATTATGCATTGAATATCGGAATGGAACGCATATGGGACCGTATCCGGCACCTCTCGCAGATCGCAAGGGTAAAACTGGTAGCAATTCCCGGAGTAAGAGTTCACGACCGGGGCGAAACCAAAAGCGGCATCATTACTTTCAGTCTTAAAGATATGGAGAGTTCCGTTGTCAAAACACAATTGGCAGGGCGGGGGATCAATGTGTCAATCGGTGGGCAGCAAGCCACGCCGATTTATATGGAAAAGTCCGGTTTGGTAACCGTTTTGCGCGCCTCTGTTCACTACTACAATACGGAAGAGGAAATCGACTATTTATGCCAGTCGCTAGCGGGAATTGTAGCTGTTTCTTATTAAAGACACTTTTTAATTTCTTTGCTTATGGCTATAATGGGCTGATGGGAATTTTCAGTAGTTGCCTGGCAGGTCAATAACCTGCATAGACCAAGCCGGAACCTACATATATAAAAGGGGCTCGAAGAAAATTCGAGCCCCTTTTATATATGATTTTAATAAGTGGAAAATCAGTTTACAATGCCTCAGAAACAACTTCTTTAACTTCCGGCACCATACGTTGCAATAAATTCTGGATTCCTGATTTTAAAGTGATGGTTGATGAAGGACATCCGCTGCACGAACCTCTAAGTTCAACCGTAACCACACCTTCGTCAAACGACTTATAGCTAATTGCACCACCATCCTGTTCAACCGCCGGACGAACATAATCGTGCAGAATTTGTTGTATTTTAATCTCCAGATCAGTTCCTTCAAAAGTAGGGGCTTCGGCCGAAGTGTCTTCCTTGATTTTATATTCAGATTCTACAGCTCCCTTTACAAACTCCTTTAAAATCGGTTCAATATCAGGCCATTCTGCATCTTCAGTCTTGGTAATGGTTACAAAGTTACTTGCAAAAAACACCCCGTTAACAAAGTTGAACTTGAATAATTCTTTCGCAAAAGGAGAGTGCTCAGCACTTTCTTTAGTTGCAAAATCTTCGCTGCCGTTGATCAATAATTTATTGACCATAAACTTCATTGTAGCAGGATTTGGTGTTTGTTCTGTATATACGTTGATAGTCATTGTCTTATTTTTTTATACAAAAATAAATAATTCATTAATGCAATGGTGCTTGCAGGTGTCTGTTTTAGGTCATTATATCTAAAGTCCTGTTTAAAACACTCCGGTATAGTTAAATGGCGTGATCTGTTTCAGCTCTTCTTTTAAAGCATCACTTACATTTAAACCATCAATAAAGTTGGCCATGGTAACCGCTGTAATCTTCTGATTGGTACGGGTAAGGTCTTTCAAAGCCTCGTAAGGATTTGGATAAGCTTCTCTTCTTAAAACGGTTTGTATGGCTTCCGCAACTACTGCCCAATTGTTTTCCAGGTCGGCCGCAATAGCTTCATTGTTCAACAAAATCTTGTTCAGACCTTTTAAGGTTGATGAAATGGCAATTACGGTATGCGCCATCGGTACACCTACATTTCTTAACACCGTAGAATCTGTCAAGTCTCTTTGTAAACGCGAAATAGGCAGCTTTGCAGCAAAAAACTCAAACAAAGCATTGGCAATACCTGCATTACCTTCGGCATTTTCAAAATCTATCGGGTTTACCTTATGCGGCATGGCCGATGAACCAACTTCTCCCTCTTTTATTTTTTGTTTAAAATAGTTTTTAGAGATATATGACCAGATGTCCCTGTCCAGGTCAATAATAATGTTGTTGATGCGTTTCAGTGCATCGCATTGTGCGGCAAACTGATCGTAATGTTCAATTTGCGTAGTATGTTGCGCGCGGGTTAAACCTAATGCTTCGTTTACAAAGCGATTAGAGAAGTCGACCCAGTTGATGCCCGGATAGGCGATATGGTGCGCGTTGAAATTACCAGTAGCACCGCCGAATTTGGCACTGTTCGGGATATTTTTTAGGTTGTTTAACTGAATTTCCAGACGCTCTGCAAATACCAGGAATTCTTTACCCAATTTAGTTGGCGATGCCGGTTGTCCGTGAGTATGTGCCAGCAAAGGTACATCTGCCCATTCGTTGGCCAGTTCTTTTATTTTGCCGATAAGCTGGGCAATATTAGGGTAATAAACCTCATTAAGGGCCAGTTTAAAAGTAAAAGGAATGGCGGTATTGTTGATGTCCTGAGAGGTTAAACCAAAATGAATAAACTCTTTATAGTTTTCCAGGCCAAGCTGATCGAATTGTTTTTTTATAAAATACTCAACCGCTTTTACATCATGGTTGGTTATTTTCTCGGTGTCTTTAACTTCCTGCGCATGGGTATCGTTAAATTGTTCATGAATTAAACGCAGTTTTGGATAGTTGGCTTTATCAAACTGGTCCAGGCCCGGCAGTCCTGCTTCGCATAGCGAAATGAAATATTCAATTTCTACATAAACCCTGTATCTGATCAGTGCAGACTCTGAAAAATATTTGGAAAGGCTCTGGGTAGTATTTCTATAACGCCCATCAACCGGAGAAATGGCTTGAAGTGGAGATAAATTCATGAATGTTTTGATTTTTTGCAAACGCGAAGTTACACATTCTTAGCCGTTTTTTGGAAGATGGCCTGTGTAAATAAAATGAAGGGCATAAAAAAAGGCTTTGGAGTTGCCAAAGCCTTTTTTATAAGATTAACTTAACTTAGTGAGCTGGAGCAGTAGTCTCAGTAGTAGTTTTAACAGTAGTATCTTTTACAGTTGAATCAGTAACTGTAGTATCAACTGTAGTTACAACAGCAGAAGTATCAGTTAAAGTAGTATCTGTAGATTCGCCAGTTTTTTCAGATGATTGACAAGCTGCTACTGATAAAGAGATTGCTAAAGCTAAAAAGCCAAATTTAAATGCGTTTTTCATTCTAATTCTATTTTAAATAATTAATTAATTTTACAGATTAATACCTGAAACTTTAAAAGGTAACCCAGCTGTTTGAAAAAAAAGTAAAATTATTTTTGATAACCTTCCTTTTTCTTGTTACTGTACTGTTTTACAGTTAGATAGTTTTTTAAAGTACTTATCCAGCGGCGCAAAGATAGAATTATTCCGTATTATTTTCATTTCTCTTTAATTTTTTTTCAGAAGTATTTATTTTTTGTTTTGCTGTCATGCTGTCTTTGGTGGTTTCATCTGCAATAAAGTGGTACTGATTTTATACTTTTTTCTATACAATTACTGGTTACCGGTATAGGCTTTTCCTCACATGGTTCACACATTCTACACATATCCTTCACAAAAAGGTACCCTTTTGTGGGTTTTGTGTGAAGGAGGTGTGAATAAGGTGTGAAGAATCGCCAACTTTGTGAAGGATTGTATCATCAGGATATGATTACACTTAGTGATAGTCAGAGAAGGGCCAAACAGCTCTGGTAACAAAAAAGATAAAAGTGGGTAGGGTTACCAGTACCTTATTTAAGTATTAAGCCTAAAGTGATAAAAAAAATATTTTTTTTAGCTAACATTGGGTTACCATTCACGTATAAAGGTATTAATTGGTGAGTAATAAGTTAAGCAGTTCAGTTCCAACAGATAGAGAGGTTGTTTTAGGTATCTTAAATAACTCAGAAGAAGCGCTAAATAAACTGTATGCCGGGTATTTTCCGATGGTTTTGCAGTTTATATTGAATAATAATGGTGACGAGGATGATGCAAAGGATGTGTATCAGGAAGGAATTATCGTTTTATACAATAAAATCAAAAGCGGAAATTTTGAATTAAGCAGTAAGCTAAAAACCTACATTTACTCGGTTTGCAGACGCATATGGTTGAAGAAGCTTTCACAGAAAAGCAGAAAATCTAATGACATCTCGGACTTTGAAGATGTAATAGCTGTGGAGTCTGATCTGGAACAACAGGAAGAGAAGGACCAGCAGTTTGAAAAAATGCAGGATGCCCTTGTTCATCTTGGCGAACCCTGTAAAACTATTATTCAGGATTTTTATTTAAATAACCTTTCGATGCAGGAGATCTGTGAAAAGTTTGGCTATACCAATACAGATAATGCCAAAACACAGAAGTACAAATGCCTTCAAAGGTTAAAAAAGTTATTTTTTCAATCTTAATAATGATATGAGGAACGAGATAGAGTTAGAAGGTATAATTGAAGATTATCTGAATGGTAAACTGAATGAAGCTGAATTGAAGGCTTTTGAAGAATTACGTCTTAACGATGCTACAGTTGACCATAAAGTAGTTGCTCATAAGGTTTTTCTGGATTCATTGAAGGATTATGCTGCCATTGCCGACCTGAAGAATAAGATGGACCTGGCACATGCGCAGATTGATGTAGAAACATTGAGCCAAAAACTAGGACCTCATCCTTCATTCATTGTAAATATCTGGCGCAACAACAAAATTGCCGTTGCCGTTGCTGCTTGCTTTATGCTGGTTACCGGAGTATTATTTTATTCTATACAGCAAACTACCCAGCAAAACGGAAGTGTGGAACTGGTAAGCAGGGAGCTGGCAAAGATTAAAAATTCACAAAGTAATCTGATCAGAAAAATAAACTCTACCAACGAGAGTAAGAATTTAAAACCCGCCAATTTTGGAGGTACAGGTTTTGCACTGACAGCCAATGGTTATATTTTAACCAATTTGCATGTGGTAGACGGAGCCGACTCTGTATATGTGCAGGACAGTAAAGGCAATTCGTTTAGAGCAGTAGTAAAACGTAAAGATTCTCAATATGATCTGGCCATCCTTAAAATCGATGACGATTCGTTTAGTCCGCTTTCTAATTTGCCTTACCGATTGAAACAGAATGTAATTGGTATGGGTGAATCGGTATATACCCTGGGTTTTCCTAAGGATGATGCAGTATATGGCCAGGGGTATGTGAGTTCAAGAACAGGCTATAATGGCGATACTACCCAATATCAGGTGTCTATTCCTGTGAATCCAGGCAACAGTGGAGGGCCTCTGTTAGATCATGATGGAAACATTATTGGGGTAATCAGCGCCAAACAAAATCAGGTTGACGGTGCTACGTTTGCCGTTAAATCAAAATACATTCAGGAAGCATTAAACTCTATTCCTAATGATTCTTTAGGCAGAAAAGTTGCTTTCAGTAAAAGGAATTCGCTGCAGGGTTTGAGTAAGCCTAAGCAGGTTGATAAAATAAAAGACTACGTATTTATGATCAAGGTTTATAAATAAACGCTTGTAAAAGAAATTGTTGAAACCCCGAAACTTATTTACAGTTTCGGGGTTTTATTTTTACTGAAATATTAAATTTGTTTTCAACGATAATGAAACTATCATAGGCAATATTTCTTGTAAATGTTTGCCACGATGGTTGATATGATTTTTTTATATGGATTTTGGAAAAGTAGCCACAAATGAACTCGCATCTGTAGATTTTTCACTTCCCGCGGATGGGAAACAGACGGCAGTTACCCTTTCGGGCAGTAAACGGACTAAAGAGCCTGCCTTTTATATTGGCTGTGCCAAATGGGGCAGGAAGGAATGGGTAAATATGATTTATCCAGCTAAAACCAAAGAAGCCGATTTTTTGGATCAATATGTAAAGCATTTTAATTCAATAGAATTAAATGCTGTTTTTTACAGTATTCCGAGTGCCGACCTGATTCGTAAATGGAAGCATAAGGCTGAAGAAAATTCGGATAATGGCTTTGTTTTTTGCCCCAAATTTTCGAGAACCATTAGTCATATCAAACGATTGAAAGATGCCGAAGTTCCTACAGATTTGTATTTGTCCAGCATCCACGAATTCGGACGGTTTCTGGGGCCTTGCTTTCTGCAGCTGGGCGATAACTTTGGACCGAAGAATTTTGAGGTATTGGAAAATTATTTGAAGCTGCTGCCCGTAGACTTGGAAGTTTTTGTAGAAGTAAGGCATGAGGAATGGTTTACAGATCAGTTGATTCGTGATCAGTTCTTTCAAATGCTGGCCAGGTTAAAAAAGGGGGCGGTAATTACCGACGCAAGCGGAAGAAGGGACTGTGTTCATATGGAGCTGACAATTCCTGAAATATTTATCCGTTTTGTAGGAAACGGACAAGAACATAAGGAATCAGATTTTGCAAGGATAGACGATTGGGTTGCACGTATCAAAACCTGGCTGGATAAAGGCCTGCAAAAAGTTTATTTTTTTCTACATCAGCATGATGAAAAAGATACTCCAATTTTGGCCGATTATACCATTCGTCAGTTTAATCACCATCTGGGGGCTAAAGTGGCTACCATCAACTTTATGGATAAAGACAAAGAAATTACAAAACAAAGAGAATTATTCTAATTAGTATACTTAATTTGTAGACTTTATTGTTTACCTTGTAAAAGTATTTATTTACACCTAAAAATATAAAATTATGAGTTTAAGAATAGGGGACACAGCGCCCAATTTTAAAGCAGATACGTCTATTGGTCCTATCGATTTTTATGAGTTCTTAGGAGATAGCTGGGGTGTTTTATTTTCTCATCCGGCTGATTATACACCGGTTTGTACTACAGAACTTGGCCGTACTTCGGCATTAAAAGCTGAGTTTGAAAAAAGAGATGTAAAAGTGCTGGCGCTAAGTGTGGATTCTGCAGAATCGCACAGAGGCTGGATCAATGATATTAATGAAACTCAAAATACTGAGGTAGATTTTCCAATTATTGCTGATGAAGATAAAAAGGTGGCTGACTTGTATGATATGATTCATCCAAATGCTTCTGAGACTTTAACTGTTCGTTCGTTGTTCATCATATCGCCGGATAAAAAGGTGAAACTGATGCTGACTTATCCTGCTTCTACAGGACGTAATTTTAACGAGGTACTGAGGGTAATTGATTCTTTACAGCTGACAGCAAACTACAGCGTAGCTACACCTGCTGATTGGGAAGATGGGCAAGATGTGGTAGTGATGAACAGTATCAAAACTGAGGACATTCCTGCAAAATTCCCTAAGGGACATAAGGTTATTAAACCATATCTGAGGACAACACCCCAGCCAAACAGATAAGGCATTATTATAGTATATTTTGTAAAAGGGTATCCGCAGGTAATTCGGATACCCTTTTTTTAATCTGGTTTGTATTAACCCATAGATCGGCTAAATGTATTTTCATAAGCCTTAAATCTGGCTCTTATTTTTTGATTAAGGGATGGCTCCACACCTTTTGCTGTTAACTCCTGCAGGCTGTTTAAAACATACATCCCCAATTGAATGTCGCCAATGGAAGCTTGCTGTAACCGGGGGCTCAGAGAAGCGATGTAGTCTAGCTCCTGATCTATAAAGGATAAGGTTGTTTTTGCCATGAGGTTTGCACGTTGGTGCTCGTTTAAGCGATTAAGCAGGCTAATGGTTTCCAGTTGGTTCAGTGTATCGCGGATGGAATAGAGCTTTAATGGCAAATCTTTAATGCTTTTGTTCACCACTTGACGTGCCATGGTTTTTTTTCCTTCATTTATTAAATTATTTGCCAATGCATTTTGAAAAACCCAGGTGTCATTGGCCACCCTTCGGGTTTCCGGATCAAGATAAGTTACCTTTTTAAAACCGCTGAAGTCCATCTTATGCATGGTATTGTGGTACATGACATCGGAGTTGGTTAGCTGGGACTTATCGCGATCATCATTCTCTGCTCTTTTAAATGGCAACAAACGATAAGCATAACCCTCCAGGTGCAGGTATTTATCCAGACCGATATAAGTATCATCAGATAACGACGAACCAAAATAAACTGGCCTTTCCCAGTTGTTGTGAACAAGAATGTCAAAAATGGCGAGGTCTGCTTTACCGGCGAAATCCTTTTTAAAGTCCCATTCCATTTGGGCGGCTACTTTATCTCGATCTTTGGCCTGTATGGTATTTGTTTTTACCAGCTGATTTACATCAATGCTTAATTTTAGTTTTTTTGTCGGCAGAAAGTTTTCGAAAGAACCACCCTGCATTTCTACCTTATCCTCTTTATTATCAGATGTAAGTACTGGCAACAGTTCACCGAGCTCTACGCTGTCTTTAAATCCATAGTCGATGTAAGGAAGGTAATCGCGTACACCTTTTTGATATTTCTCGGCGGCCATGGCGATTGGGAGTGGAGCCGATTTATAAGCCTGTATTTTCATTTGATTGATATAATCGCTATCGGCTAAAAACTGAATGGAGACTACCCTTACATCGGTTCTGATACCTTCTACTTCTTGTGCGTACCATAATGGATAGGTGTCATTATCCGCATTGGTAAATAGTATAGCATTTGGAGCACAGGAATTGAGGTAATTGCGGGCAAAATCGAGGGCGGTATGCTTGCCCGAACGATTGTGATCGTCCCAGTTTTGGGTGGCCATCATTACAGGAGCTAGCAGCAAGCCTGTTATTGCGGCCAGGGCCAGACTCAATTTGCCCGGAGTAAATAGGTTGTACATTTCTTTCACGGCCAATACACCAAAGCCAATAAAAATGGCAAAGGCATAAAATGAGCCAACGTAGGCATAATCTCTTTCTCTAACCTGCATGGGGTCTTGGTTCAGGTAAAGAATAATGGCCAATCCGGTGCAAAAGAAAAGTGTAGCGATAATCAGTGTGTCTTGTTTGTTTTTCCGATACAAAAAAATCAGGCCTGCAATACCCAAAAGCAAGGGCATTCCATAATAAAGGTTGTTACCTTCGTTGGCCGTAATGGACAACGGTAGTTTGGATTGGTTGCCTAAACGTAGAGCATCCAAAGATTTAATCCCCGTAATCCAATTGCCTTCTTTAAAACTACCCTGACTATGGAGGTCATTCTGGCGTCCGGCAAAGTTCCATAAGAAATAGCGCATATACATAAAACCCAGTTGATAGGAGCTGAAAAAGCCAAGGTTTTGTGCAAAGCCAGGGGTTTCTCCTTCGGCAAGTCCCATCCACTGACGGTAAAAGGCA
Encoded proteins:
- a CDS encoding RNA polymerase sigma factor: MSNKLSSSVPTDREVVLGILNNSEEALNKLYAGYFPMVLQFILNNNGDEDDAKDVYQEGIIVLYNKIKSGNFELSSKLKTYIYSVCRRIWLKKLSQKSRKSNDISDFEDVIAVESDLEQQEEKDQQFEKMQDALVHLGEPCKTIIQDFYLNNLSMQEICEKFGYTNTDNAKTQKYKCLQRLKKLFFQS
- a CDS encoding DUF72 domain-containing protein, whose translation is MDFGKVATNELASVDFSLPADGKQTAVTLSGSKRTKEPAFYIGCAKWGRKEWVNMIYPAKTKEADFLDQYVKHFNSIELNAVFYSIPSADLIRKWKHKAEENSDNGFVFCPKFSRTISHIKRLKDAEVPTDLYLSSIHEFGRFLGPCFLQLGDNFGPKNFEVLENYLKLLPVDLEVFVEVRHEEWFTDQLIRDQFFQMLARLKKGAVITDASGRRDCVHMELTIPEIFIRFVGNGQEHKESDFARIDDWVARIKTWLDKGLQKVYFFLHQHDEKDTPILADYTIRQFNHHLGAKVATINFMDKDKEITKQRELF
- the purB gene encoding adenylosuccinate lyase; translation: MNLSPLQAISPVDGRYRNTTQSLSKYFSESALIRYRVYVEIEYFISLCEAGLPGLDQFDKANYPKLRLIHEQFNDTHAQEVKDTEKITNHDVKAVEYFIKKQFDQLGLENYKEFIHFGLTSQDINNTAIPFTFKLALNEVYYPNIAQLIGKIKELANEWADVPLLAHTHGQPASPTKLGKEFLVFAERLEIQLNNLKNIPNSAKFGGATGNFNAHHIAYPGINWVDFSNRFVNEALGLTRAQHTTQIEHYDQFAAQCDALKRINNIIIDLDRDIWSYISKNYFKQKIKEGEVGSSAMPHKVNPIDFENAEGNAGIANALFEFFAAKLPISRLQRDLTDSTVLRNVGVPMAHTVIAISSTLKGLNKILLNNEAIAADLENNWAVVAEAIQTVLRREAYPNPYEALKDLTRTNQKITAVTMANFIDGLNVSDALKEELKQITPFNYTGVF
- a CDS encoding S1C family serine protease, encoding MRNEIELEGIIEDYLNGKLNEAELKAFEELRLNDATVDHKVVAHKVFLDSLKDYAAIADLKNKMDLAHAQIDVETLSQKLGPHPSFIVNIWRNNKIAVAVAACFMLVTGVLFYSIQQTTQQNGSVELVSRELAKIKNSQSNLIRKINSTNESKNLKPANFGGTGFALTANGYILTNLHVVDGADSVYVQDSKGNSFRAVVKRKDSQYDLAILKIDDDSFSPLSNLPYRLKQNVIGMGESVYTLGFPKDDAVYGQGYVSSRTGYNGDTTQYQVSIPVNPGNSGGPLLDHDGNIIGVISAKQNQVDGATFAVKSKYIQEALNSIPNDSLGRKVAFSKRNSLQGLSKPKQVDKIKDYVFMIKVYK
- a CDS encoding peroxiredoxin → MSLRIGDTAPNFKADTSIGPIDFYEFLGDSWGVLFSHPADYTPVCTTELGRTSALKAEFEKRDVKVLALSVDSAESHRGWINDINETQNTEVDFPIIADEDKKVADLYDMIHPNASETLTVRSLFIISPDKKVKLMLTYPASTGRNFNEVLRVIDSLQLTANYSVATPADWEDGQDVVVMNSIKTEDIPAKFPKGHKVIKPYLRTTPQPNR